Part of the Arachis hypogaea cultivar Tifrunner chromosome 6, arahy.Tifrunner.gnm2.J5K5, whole genome shotgun sequence genome, AAGCAACTCTCAATTATGGGTATGCTTGGAGGCAGAAATGCAATGAGAATCCATTGGAATTGATTTTGCATCGTAGAGATTGAGTTCTGAGCTGAGGACATGTGGCACATGTGACCTTGTTCTCTTGATAAAACTGCAACCCACGACATGCTTAAAATTCCTCTCACTGGGTGTTTTACATTCCTGTGTTGCAGTTCTGGAGTGAATTGTCACCTCAAGCACGACAAGAACTATTGAGGATAGATAAACAATCTCTTTTTGAGCAGGCTCGTAAAAACATGTACTGCTCCAGATGCAATGGGTTGCTTCTTGAAGGTTTCTTACAGATTGTTATGTATGGGAAATCTCTGCAGCACGAAGGGGTGGGTGCTCACTTTATTTGCAACAGACTTGGAGgtttgaaaaaacaaaataatggTGGATTGAACATTACCAATGGCTGCCAAGATGAAATTCAAGACCCATCTGTTCATCCATGGGGAGGTTTGACCACAACACGCGATGGGTCTTTGACACTTATGAACTGCTATTTGTATTCAAAGTCTCTGAAAGGACTTCAAATTGTAAGCCCATCACATTTAttccaagtaaaaaaaaaagaaattgtttAATGTCCCCGTAGTGTGAAAAATGTGTTGCTCTATATCAACATTCATCACCcaggaataacataaaaaatgtcGATAAAGTGGAAGATAGAAGTAACTAACATATAACTGAGGTGGTGAGTGTTGCATGATACAGAGCGACAACTTTTCTTTTCGTAGGACATAATTTCATTAAGTTGGGGGACTTGGGTCCTGACgcaattcttttctttattaGCTAGCTAAACTTTTGATTATATATCAGGTCTTTGATGGGGCACGCGCAAGGGAGCGGGAAAGAGAACTACTATATCCTGATGCTTGTGGCGGCGGAGGCCGTGGATGGATAAGCCAAGGCATAGTGAGTTATGGCAGAGGACACGGGACAAGAGAAACATGTGCGTTGCACACTGCACGACTTTCATGTGATACACTGGTGGACTTCTGGTCAGCATTGGGAGAGGAGACTCGTCTCTCTCTTCTAAGGATGAAGGAAGAGGATTTTATTGAAAGACTTATGTACAGGTGACTATTTGTATAATGCTCACACAGTCACACCTGTTATGCCTTAGATAAGTGACAGATTGTTAGTGATAGAATGAATAACAATATAAAATCTGATACTAAAAGCAGTTATACAGTTGAGACTGATATACAATTAAGCATGTATATAATTGGGTTCCCATTTTTCTGTATCCCCCCATTAAAAAGATGATATCATTTATATGTGAGTCATTTTTAATTGACTAGCTATCTGTCAGATTGTAGGACACTTGAGCGGCTGGCTTGACAATTGACATTAAGACTCTAGATAGGCATGGATTTAAAGAATTGTTGAATTCATGAGTATCTTTAAAACTAGAGAAACAGAATGATTCAGATTGTAATAACTAATAGGATATCATTCAGTTATGAGTTCTGGCATGACGTAAGGCTGTGGAGTTGTGGACCTATTTGTGGTTAATTAGATTATAAGGTATGGCTTTGTTGCATACTGTTTGGTACTTAGAGATCTTTTGAGGAGTTGTACGGATAATTATACAAGAAATGATGTTGTAGAGATATGTTCATGAATTTCCTGAGAAGATAAACTAACTGAAGATGGAAGCTTTACCGCACTTGTCTTGAACGGTGATTATTGTTTCTTATTGAGGTTTATGCCCGCTGACCTTTTCTGGACAGCATAATGATCTTGTTTGTAAGGAGAATTGTCGAATGGAACTTGAGTTATGAAAGACACAGAAACTAGAAAAGAATCCGAATGACATTTTATTGGATATATAACTATGGAGTAATGAACTCAGCTTGTGCATCTTCAAAGTGATTTTGATCTAGGCACCTTGATAGTGGTGGATCAGAATATTAACATTTCCTTTTAACTTTCTTATATAAATGGGAAGGACGTAATATGAATAGTTATTTTGCTCTTTGCATGCTATTACTCATTATTTTATGCTTTCTACCCGTGTTTTTGTCTCTGGAGTTACATGATGTGCTAGAAAAGATATCAAGTGCAGCTTTAGCTTTATTCTGTGTATTTAAAGTTTCCCACATTGTGTCTGGCGGGCTGACATGTTTTAGGGGCTTCAATAACCCTTAATGCAATTATTAGACTAAGAGAATGAAATTATTCCGATCCTTTAGTCATGTATTTTCAACATTTTGTTCTATGCTCATTGAAATACATAAAACAATGTGTATGGCTTAATTTATTGCgtgatttatttatcttttattgttTGAAACTGGGCACGAACCCTTGCTTCAAGGTAAGGTTATTTGTCAAGATCTATGACAAAGATATCTTATGTTTTCGGTTTTACTAACAAGTTTTCATTTATTTACCAGGTTTGACAGCAAGAGATTTTGCAGAGATTGTAGAAGAAATGTTATTCGAGAATTCAAGGAACTAAAAGAACTGAAGCGCATGCGCAAAGAGCCCCGTTGCACTAGCTGGTTTTGTGTTGCTGACACAGCCTTTCAGTATGAGGTGTGACATTTGTATTTATAAACTGTAAAATATCGTGATTGGGATTTCATTGTAATATTCTAGAGCGGCACAAGGTGATTTCATTGAAAAATATGCGTGCCTTACCACAAGGCGATGTTTGCTTCACATAACATGCATCCATTGTGCTTTTTTATCAGGTATCTGATGACTCAATTCAAGCTGATTGGCGTCAAACATTTGCTGAGACTTTGGGTTCCTATCATCACTTTGAGTGGGCAGTGGGGACGACTGAAGGAAAATGTGACATTTTGGAGTTTGAAAATGTTGGAATGAATGCATGTGTTCAAGTCAATGGACTGGATCTTGGTGGTTTAAGTGCATGTTTCATAACCCTCCGAGCTTGGAAACTAGATGGGCGCTGCACTGAACTTTCTGTTAAAGCTCATTCGTTGAAGGGTCAACAGTGTGTACATTGCAGGCTAATTGTAGGAGATGGTTACGTTACAATCACAAAAGGGGAAAGTATTAGAAGATTTTTTGAGCATGCTGAAGAGGCAGAGGAAGAAGAGGTAACATGAGTTTCACCAAGGAAATAACCTTCTTTGCTAGTTGCCCATATATCATGAGATTTTGATAATCATTTATGAGGCATTAGTCAGAATAAGCCTCATATGTTATGGTAAAATGTTGCCTTCAGGATGATGATTCAATGGACAAGGATGGAAATGATCTTGATGGAGAGTGCTCTCGTCCCCAAAAGCATGCAAAAAGCCCTGAACTTGCTCGAGAATTTCTTTTAGATGCTGCCACTGTTATTTTTAAAGAACAGGTAGGTTTATTATTAACATTGTTTTGCTGTGTTTGTTTGTCTTGTTCAACTGCTGACTGTGTTATcctttcaggttgaaaaggcatTTAGAGAAGGAACTGCACGCCAAAATGCACATAGCATATTTGTATGTCTTGCACTGAAATTGCTGGAGGAACGACTGCATGTAGCATGCAAAGAAATCATTACCTTAGAAAAGCaggtataaattattatattgttATGAAGAAGACGTTTTGGGATTAAAAAAAGGTGTAGCTCTGCTTCCATATGGGATGTCCATTTTCTATACCTGAATTGTATGATTTTGTTTTTATCTGCAGATGAAActtcttgaagaagaagaaaaggaaaaacgTGAAGAAGAGGAGCGCAAGGAGAGGAGAAGAACAAAGGAAAGGGAGAAAAAACTTAGGAGGAAGGAAAGACTAAAAGGGAAAGACAAGGATAAAGAAAAAAGGAGTTCCGAATCAAATGATCCTCTTGGTCCTCCTGAATCGAAAGAAGAAATGTCTCTGCTTGATGATATGGAGCAAAATGATTCTATCAGCTGCAGGAGTTCAGTAATTGAAACGGATGAAGCTAATCTTTCCAGGGATGATTCTCCTAATATCCTACACGAAGAGTTCACTGATGAGTGCAGTACTTTGAGAACACAAGATCACTCTTATAATGACTGTGAAGAAGAAATTTCCAGTACAAAAGATGGGGGAGGTCAGTTTACAGTTGAACAATCAACACCTTCTCGTCAAAGGCCAAGATTTAGAAAAGAATTCCAACTTGATATGCCAATGAAATGGTCTGACAGACGGCGTCATGCAGTTGTTTCAGAAAATGGTGTGGTGGTTGGCAGATCTGATCTAAGACATCATGGAGAAAGTTTTGTGGCATCTTCTAGGGTAGTTAATGGATTGAATAGGCAATCAAGATTAAATGTTCCAACAAAGCATAATGGTCGAAATGCTGGTCCTAAGTATAATGAGAAGTTCCATTCTTCCAGCAACCGGGTAAATGAGAGATGTGATTTTCATTCTTGCAGTTGTAGCCTAAATCATGAATATAGGACAAGGGTTGAACAACATTCTTCTTTGACAAGAGTTAGCCGGGAGACAAAACCTGCAAGTAAGTCTGAAACTGCAGGAGATACATCTAAACAGTATTCTCGTGGTAGTAAGCATTCTCAGGTAGAATATATGCATGATAGTAATGGGAGACCCAAAAGCAAAGTCACCTTGGGGAACTATGCCGGCAGGGATTTGTTTCAATCAAAGAAAGTTTGGGAGCCTATGGAATCTCAAAAGAAATATCGTGGTAGCACTCCAGACTCTGATGTTATATTGAGGTCTTCTGAGAATCAAGGACTTCAGTCTGATATAATCAAGCCGTCAATTGGGGAAGCTGTTCACACTGGTGATCGTTATTATGAGGATTGTAATTCAAAGAGATTAAGTGCAGATGAAGGGTGTAACAATGGTTTTCAAGTGGAAGCTGAAGGTTCTTGCAGATCTACAGAAGTTGCTTCTGAAGAGCCTGGAATATGCACGACTGGAGGCTCTCCCTTGAATAGTTCTTCTGATCCTAATCAGAGTAGCAGTTTCAGTTCTGACAACTGCTCCTCGTGCCTAAGTGAGGGTGATAATAATACAACCTCTTCAAATCGTGAAAATactgaatcatcatcaacatcaGATTCAGAAGATGTTAGTCTACAATCTGAAGTAAGAGATAGTTCAACTTGTGTCGAAAATGACTTGTCTGGCTGTCATGAAGCTGGGGAGAAGGATGCAAATGGTGAGGGTTTGGCAAGGTCATGTTCACTGTATAGTCGGTCCTTGGATGGCACAGGAAGTGATAAATTGGGGAATCTTGCGGTGGAAACTGGCCAcaattttgaaaatggtttttccACCATTAATGTGTGTTCTCAGCCTCAAAATATCCTTCCACTCATGTCAAACCAGAATATGCAATTTCCAATGTTCCAAGGTCCTACAACAATGAGTTACTTCCATCAAAATCCAGTTTCATGGCCGGCAGCTCCTACAAATGGCTTGATGCCCTACCCACACCCGAATCATTATTTATATGCTGGCCCTCTTGGATATGGTTTGAATGAGGATCCGCACTTCTGCTTGCAGTATGGTGCCTTGCAGCAGCCGACTCCCATGTTTAACCCTGCTGTGCCAGTATATCAGCCGGTTGCCAGAGCTAATGTCTTGAATGCAGAGGAGCAGACTCGAGTTTCGAAGCCAGCATCCATTCAAGAGCATCTTGCTGGATCTATTCCAGAAAGGACTGTTCCAGCTGGAGCTAATTCCAAAAAAGCAGCATTGAGTGGAGAGGTGAGGCCTGATAACCCTGCCAAGATGCGAGAGAACAACGGTGGCTTTTCCTTGTTTCATTTTGGTGGGCCTGTAGATGTCTCAACAGGTTGTAAATCGAGTCTTGCATCTGCACAAGGAAGTACTGCGGGGGATTTTAGCTTGAAAGGTTCAGTAGATCCTGTCGAAGAAGTCGATACTTGCAATAAGAAAGAGACAACCGCCATGGAGGAATACAACTTGTTTGCGGCAAGTAATAACTTAAGGTTTTCAATTTTCTAGCATGATAAAAGTGAGAAGTATAAGGTGGCTGTTGTGGAGTCCAGTCCTGTCATAGTAAATGAAGGTTTGAGTACCTTGTAATTTGGTAAACAATAAGCTTCTTTCAGCAATTTTCAATTTTACCCTATAGATTTGATTAGTCAATTGTTGCCAAATTTGTCTTGTTTTTTCCGTCGATGTAGAGAAAGATTGAGAGTGCTGGTATTTTGAAGGTTTTTGTTTTCTTGGTGTGAGATCATATCACCCTCCAATTTTAAATGAAGCTTTTTCCTTTGCAATTCTTTTTAGCCAAGTAGTCTTCATAGCGAAAGCTGTATCGGGATTTTTGAgtggatatatattttttaattgaagtgTTTGTTTGATTCAAGTTAAAAGTATTTCTCTTTTTAGAAATATGTATTCTAAACTGaacaacttttttatttattgctatgaattttgaaaaatgttcaattatttaaaat contains:
- the LOC112696137 gene encoding uncharacterized protein, which encodes MPGLAAQRNEQFTNGSSATATTTHLSPNGFWSKNRDDVGYNQLQKFWSELSPQARQELLRIDKQSLFEQARKNMYCSRCNGLLLEGFLQIVMYGKSLQHEGVGAHFICNRLGGLKKQNNGGLNITNGCQDEIQDPSVHPWGGLTTTRDGSLTLMNCYLYSKSLKGLQIVFDGARARERERELLYPDACGGGGRGWISQGIVSYGRGHGTRETCALHTARLSCDTLVDFWSALGEETRLSLLRMKEEDFIERLMYRFDSKRFCRDCRRNVIREFKELKELKRMRKEPRCTSWFCVADTAFQYEVSDDSIQADWRQTFAETLGSYHHFEWAVGTTEGKCDILEFENVGMNACVQVNGLDLGGLSACFITLRAWKLDGRCTELSVKAHSLKGQQCVHCRLIVGDGYVTITKGESIRRFFEHAEEAEEEEDDDSMDKDGNDLDGECSRPQKHAKSPELAREFLLDAATVIFKEQVEKAFREGTARQNAHSIFVCLALKLLEERLHVACKEIITLEKQMKLLEEEEKEKREEEERKERRRTKEREKKLRRKERLKGKDKDKEKRSSESNDPLGPPESKEEMSLLDDMEQNDSISCRSSVIETDEANLSRDDSPNILHEEFTDECSTLRTQDHSYNDCEEEISSTKDGGGQFTVEQSTPSRQRPRFRKEFQLDMPMKWSDRRRHAVVSENGVVVGRSDLRHHGESFVASSRVVNGLNRQSRLNVPTKHNGRNAGPKYNEKFHSSSNRVNERCDFHSCSCSLNHEYRTRVEQHSSLTRVSRETKPASKSETAGDTSKQYSRGSKHSQVEYMHDSNGRPKSKVTLGNYAGRDLFQSKKVWEPMESQKKYRGSTPDSDVILRSSENQGLQSDIIKPSIGEAVHTGDRYYEDCNSKRLSADEGCNNGFQVEAEGSCRSTEVASEEPGICTTGGSPLNSSSDPNQSSSFSSDNCSSCLSEGDNNTTSSNRENTESSSTSDSEDVSLQSEVRDSSTCVENDLSGCHEAGEKDANGEGLARSCSLYSRSLDGTGSDKLGNLAVETGHNFENGFSTINVCSQPQNILPLMSNQNMQFPMFQGPTTMSYFHQNPVSWPAAPTNGLMPYPHPNHYLYAGPLGYGLNEDPHFCLQYGALQQPTPMFNPAVPVYQPVARANVLNAEEQTRVSKPASIQEHLAGSIPERTVPAGANSKKAALSGEVRPDNPAKMRENNGGFSLFHFGGPVDVSTGCKSSLASAQGSTAGDFSLKGSVDPVEEVDTCNKKETTAMEEYNLFAASNNLRFSIF